In Vicia villosa cultivar HV-30 ecotype Madison, WI linkage group LG7, Vvil1.0, whole genome shotgun sequence, the DNA window tccctccgtctcataataagtgtcccatttgagtaatgcgcggtttttaagaaaatgattggatgtgttggttttagtaaaaaaattaatgttatttactagaatacccctattaatagtagttgaataacgtgaaagttaataaataggggtataatagtggaaaaataataatgattgatgcattgaaattgtaaatggacaattaatttgagacatgGAAAAACTGGaaatgggacacttattatgagacggagggagtaataaaaaCTCAGGCGAAGCGTCACAATCACATGACACACACCACTATATCTTAGGGCTCTTTTTCCCTTGTTGTTGAAAAATTGAAAGGGgaaagtgaaaaataaaaaataaatcaaacagaGTTGTTTATTCATTTCATTTCACATGGCGAAAACGAGACCAGGCAAAAAGGATTTAGACTCATACACAATCAGAGGCACAAACAAGATCGTAAGAGGTAACCAAAAACACCAACAACAATAAACCCTATGTTTCTTCATGATTTCGTATCTTGTTAATCTTGTTTTGTTTTTTCAGTCGGAGAATGTGTTCTGATGCGACCTACGGACACATCAAAACCGCCGTACGTAGCTCACGTGGAGAAGATCGAGCAGGACAACAGGAACAATGTGAGAGTGCGCGTGAGATGGTATTACAGACCTGAGGAATCGATTGGTGGTCGGAGACAGTTTCATGGTGCTAAAGAGCTTTTTCTTTCTGACCATTATGATGTTCAGAGTGCGCACACTATTGAAGGCAAATGCGTTGTTCACACTTTTAAGAATTATACTAAGCTTGAGAATGTAGGGTCTGAGGATTATTATTGTAGATTTGAGTATAAGGCTGCTACTGGGGCTTTCACTCCTGACCGTGTTGCCGTGtgagttttcttttgtttttgtaacCACTTTTTTTTGTAACTGTAATGGGTTTTGAATTATGtttgtttggtttgtgttttgaaGGTATTGCAAATGTGAAATGCCGTATAACCCGGATGATCTCATGGTACAATGCGAGGGGTGCAAGGATTGGTAAACGAAATTCACTCTATTGTATTCGC includes these proteins:
- the LOC131620366 gene encoding chromatin remodeling protein EBS-like yields the protein MAKTRPGKKDLDSYTIRGTNKIVRVGECVLMRPTDTSKPPYVAHVEKIEQDNRNNVRVRVRWYYRPEESIGGRRQFHGAKELFLSDHYDVQSAHTIEGKCVVHTFKNYTKLENVGSEDYYCRFEYKAATGAFTPDRVAVYCKCEMPYNPDDLMVQCEGCKDWYHPACVGVTIEEAKKLDHFVCAECSSDDDIKKPQTTFSSSPGSDSKVEPKRRKRGP